The genome window CCTAAAATTGGCCGTAAGTGTTCTTCAATCAGCCAGGGATCCCGAGCATATTCTCAAGCACGCTAAATATTTTTCTGTTCCTACCAAGTCAGAGCTTCACCGGGATAGTATTAAACGACTTTTAAATCATCCACAGCTGCGGCCTCTGATTAATGAGCGATATTCCATTGCGTGGCCCTCATTGGCCGAAATGGCTGCGATGCCAAAAGGAAGCCTTGGTTTTTGTATGCAGCAAAGGCTTACGTACCTTGGTATTGATAAACTACCAATGACCTTGCCATTGATTGACGACGAAGAGGATTATGTCTTAAATAGATTGTCAATATGTCATGATATTCAGCATGTCGTTATGGGCTTGCCTATTTCCGTT of Synechococcus sp. UW179A contains these proteins:
- a CDS encoding Coq4 family protein, which translates into the protein MVSRTEFKDDVLKLAVSVLQSARDPEHILKHAKYFSVPTKSELHRDSIKRLLNHPQLRPLINERYSIAWPSLAEMAAMPKGSLGFCMQQRLTYLGIDKLPMTLPLIDDEEDYVLNRLSICHDIQHVVMGLPISVAGEAAASAYNLITKNMPFHIGLLATWLTHGLIEPDEHRLIWEGINYGSQLGLSGVFLEAFRWEEGWERPLAEWRSELGLTSLLEISPFQDEIHRWETLSS